Sequence from the Cervus elaphus chromosome 19, mCerEla1.1, whole genome shotgun sequence genome:
ATTGAGACATGCTAGAACATGTTGTGTTCTAAAAGAGCAAATCACAGTAATAGCCAACTTCTATCAAGCCCCATATGCATTGGCCTGGATTATTTCATCCTTGCAAGAAAGCATGTTGGTTAGGACTAGAGTCCATAgtccataaaaattaaaagtctgaGTTCTATGCTATAGGTAGTTTCAAAGTGTGGAGGAGTGGAAATAAATAAGATAaggagacacatacacacacacatacacacacattccccTAGAGTGCAAGGTAAGCGGGCCAGATGGAGTGGTGAGCATGCCCAATGCCTGATAGCCTGAGAAGTGGACTCACAGAAGGGGACACTTTTAGTCTGCCAGGGCAGTCAGGAAGACTTCACCAGGAGGAGACATCTGAACTTGACCTTGAAAATAAAGTGCACCTACAAATGCCAGGAACCCCCAGCTCTTCCTGCTCCATATCCAGTGGTTGTTGTTGGAGGATCTATTTCTCTGGACCCTGAGCAGAGAGCCTGACCACACAGGGCTGAGACCACCCACAAGTGAAGACAGACTAACTTGAAAGTAATCACCTATTTCAGGATGTTTGGTCTCACCTTTAAAtacaacagagggaaaaaaaaaaaaacctaccagcTCAAAGCTCTTTTAAAATTGTGACAGCAGTAATAATTGCTTGCCCTTTAATAATaagagctaccatttattgagcatttactgtatGCAGGGCACTGGGCTAAGTCATCAAAAGCTTGTCTTTAGTTCTCACAACAACTCTAAAAGGCAGGTACTATTTATCCGTTTCCAGggataaggaaaccaaggcttggAGATGTCAGGGGTGTCCCCCACAGACCTATGCAGTTAGTAGGTGGAGCTGGGATCCCAACCCACTGGTCTCTGACTCTTTTCCAGCCCATGCTTTAACCACTGCTTCTCCCAAGCAGACACCCAATTAAAGAAAGGAGGGTTTTACTGCCTTCAATTGGAATAAATGAGAACGTGATCTGAGCATAATAAACTAGAACCCAAGCTTATCATTACATTCATGAACACCTGTCACTGTCAGGCGTTCCGTAAATGCTTGTGAAATGAGGTAGCGTTTGGTTCCAGGAAATGAAAACCAACCCAGTGTCGAAATGACAGACTCCACCCTGGTAGGGATCAAGTAAGAACTCACAGCTCACGTGAACAAGCGGAGCAGGGCTGCGCAGGCACGCAGCCGGGGACAGTCGGGATCAACAGCCTCTCCCAGCAGCACCCTGAGAGCCCCGGGAATGTCCCCGCTCCTCCCCCAAGCTCGGTCCCACCCGCCCTGGTGCCGCCCTGGTGCCCGCCCTTCTCCAGCTCGTCGGCACTCAGCCCGCACGCCGCGGTAAGGGCTCCGCGCTGGGTACAGACCTCCTGGGGGGAGGGCTGGGTTGTCTCTCTCAGCCCATCGTCAGCCACACAAGCCTGTCTGCACTCTTGGGTGGATGGAGTTCAGCGCTTTCTCCCAAATCCCACAGGTTAGACATACGTAGAGTGAGAAAAAACGGGACGAAAAGAACTGTGAAAGAGTTCTGCTTTTCAGATAAAGGGAAAGAGAGCAACCCATCTTCTCCCCTAGGAAAAGCTACCATCGCCGGATCCCACgcattctatttattcattttaacattTGCAGCCATCTACCAGCTGCAGGAGGCAGGCCCTGGCCTGAGTTGGCTGTCTTCTTTGCACCCTCCCTCAGTTCATACTGCAGAGACCCCCTTTCATCACCCCGCCCACCCATCCCCGACTGTGGGCACAGGGAGGGGCCGTCGCGGTCCGCGCTGCCAGGAGCACGCTGCGGATGGGAAAGCAGGTACAACAGACAGTCAGGGTTTACCACTGTAAATGGTACGGGGGCTCAGAGGGAGAGGTGTCACtgagcggggaggggagagggagggaaggggatggcagaggaggaTGAAGGGAGAGGAAGATAGCGTCAGCTGGTCTGGACTCTCCCCGGAGCCACGTCTGACAATACTCCAGTCACGTTTTAATTAATTGCAAGGTTTTCTCATCGCCTCGAACCAGAGCTCTGTGATTAACTTCCGAAAGAGCCTGCCGAGTTTAATCATCGCAAACACAATAATCCCAGTAATTAGGGCCTGAGCGgctaaaagcagaaaataaagacCCCAGAATAGGCTATGGTCCTGACTTTGGTTCTCAGCCACCTGCCGGGTCCACGACTCGGAGCGCTTGGGTCCCAAGTTAGCGCGGGCAGGGGCGGCGGGCAGGGTGGGCTGCGGGGGGCCTTCGGAGTAGCCCCCGGCCAGGCGGCTGGGAGGCGGGCTCCCGGGGCGCGGGCAGCCGAGGTCGCCGGCCTGCAGGGTCCAGAGCAGTCGGCCGGCGTGCGGCCCGGGCCCGTGACACCGCGGGGGCTCGGCTCGACCCACGAGGTCCGCGTGCCTCCGCAGCCACGCCAGGAACGGCCCCAGGCCACAGTCGCAGCGCCAGGGATTGTGTCCCAGCAGGACCGCCGCCAGCCGGGGCAGAGCCTCAAACGCGTCGCCCGGCAGGGTCTCCAGCTGGTTGTGGTCGAGCTGGACCTCCTCCAGGCTGCTGAGGTTGCGGAAAAGGGCGCTGGGCACTGCGCGCAGCCGGTTGCTGCGCAGCCACACGTGGCGGAGCCGGCCGAGGCCGCGGAGCAGGCCGGCGGGGAGCGAGGCCAGGCCTGTGGAACGCAGGGCGAGCACCTGCAGCTCTCCGAGGCCTCGGAAGGCGTCCTCCGGGAGCGCGCTCAGCCTCGGGCTCAGCGACACCTCCAGGACGCGCAGGCCGGTGAGGTTGCGGAAGGCGGCGGCGGGCAGGGTGCGCAGCTGGGTGCCTGTCAGCCTCAGCTCCCGCAGGCCGCCTATCTCCCCGAAGAGCACCTTGGGGAGTTCCTCCAGCGGGTTCTCGAACAGGGTCAGGAAGGTCAGATTGTGCGAATGAAGAAAGAGGGCGGAGGGCAGAAACTCGAGGCGGTTTCCGGCAAGGGTCAAGGAGCTCAGGCTTCGCAGCCGGTCGAAGGCGCCGGGGACGATGGAACGGAGGTGATTGGTGTGGAGCTGCAGCTCCTTCAGGGCGCGCAGGCTGTCCAACAGCCCCGACCCCAAAGAGACCAGCCGGTTCGAGTGGAGCAGAAGCTTCTCCAGCTTAACCTGGACCCCAAACAACCCCTCGGGCAGGTGGGTCAAATTGTTTCCCGATAAATCCAACAGTTTCAGGTTCCCCAGGTGTGTGAAGAGGCTAGCAGGCAGGAAAGCGAGCTGGTTTTGGTTCAGAAAGAGCTCCTGAAGGTGAACCAGTTTCTGAAACAGGTTTTGgtcaaggctctttagttcattgCCGTCCAGAAACAACTGTTCCAGGAGCACCAGGTTATCCAACAGTGCGCCTGGGAGATGAGTGATCTTGTTGCGCGATAACCTCAGGGTTTTAAGTTTTATCGGGTCGTTGAATGTGCCCGGGGCAATGGCGGAAATGTGGCTGTCAGACAGCAACAGGCGCTGCAGGACGGTCATGCCACTGAAGCTGTTGTTCTGCAGGGTGCCGCGGCCCATTTGGAAGAGCAAAATATGCGTGAGGTTGGTGGGCAGGCCGAGCGCAGCGATGCCGGCCACCGTGCCGCGCGAGCAGTGCGCGGCGTCGCCGAAGGCGCACCTGCAGGAGGGTGGGCACGGAAACGGCTGCGCGCGCAGGAGCCAGAGCGCCGCGACCAGCAGAGCGCTCCTCAGCATGTCTGCGACGGCGTCCGCGGCAGATCTGTGAGCTAAGCAAAAGGGCAAACGCTCGTAATCCTGCATGATCCTTTCACCCGGATCATCATTGACTTTAAATGTTATACGCATCCACGCTACGTCTCCCTCTCAGCAGTGCTGACTTTTCCTGGGTGGTGAAAAGACATTCATTCTGCACTCCGAGGTCTCATCCTCTTGTTTCACTGATTTTCCACTCTTAATTCAAATCGGTAAAATTAAAGCATTTGCAAGGTATGGAAAAGGTAATACCTTTAAATCTGTACATAGCAAGAACTAACTAAAATAATCTTTCTCACGATCAAGCTTGGAGGTATCACAGAGCAGTGCCCGTTGTGAAAGTAACCCTGCTCTTGACTTTACTAATTTTTTTGGATtcaccttaaaaattttttttaatttatttataatttagccAGGGGTGCCTATATGACCGACAGCCCTGAAGGGAACAGCGAAGTCTGATAAAACAAAAGCAACCACTGCCTGATTCTTTTACTCTCTATCACGCTGTATCTGCAGTGCCTTCTTACTCCACTAACACAGGACCAGCTCAAAATAATGAATAGTCTCAGCCACACTGAGACAAGTAGGTTAACAGTACTTCATCACTTTATGCCTCACACTGCTCTCAGCACTGTATTTAAATTAATGCATTTACTCCTTACAGTAaccctgtgaaagtgaaagtcgctcagtcgtgtctgactctccgaccccatggaccatagcaggccaggctcctctgtgcatggaattctccaggcaagaacactggagtgggtagccggtcccttctccaggggatcttcctgacccaggaatccaacgcaggtctcccacattgcaggcggactcacTGCCGTCTGAGCCATGTGAGTTAGGTTATCCACAATTAAAGGGTGACGCAGCTGCAGGcgcagaaaggttaagtaacttaaccAGGGTCACAGAGCTAGAATTTGAAAGTATTTCTGATTGTGCCATAAATAAGGAACTATCACTTCTAAGATGCCTAATTAAAAATTAGTACTCAAGGCACTGAATTATCCGTGAAACACACACAGTAATACTAATCTGCCAAAACAATGTTTCCCACGTGTAATTTCAAATAAACTGCATCTTGTACTAAATTTTACTTGTTATTTGTACAGACTAGCCAAGCCCTCCAGTTACCcacatttaatttttagaatattttagaatatttggcCTTACCTGAAATGGCACTGCACCCCGAAGCAACTGAATGGTTTAGAGCTTTGCATGTGATTTGGCACTTTCCAAAGGAAGAGGGGAGTATCTTTGCATCCTGAAGATAAAGACTTCCCCAGAACAAAAGTCATGGAAAGAGCCCTATCGCAGAGGGCATATTCTGGTTTTTTAATGACAAATGACAACTATCTTCAAACTTTGAAAGAGACCGTTTGTAACCCAAGTCCTGCTGCCAAAGCCCAAAGATGAGCAAGAGGGGCGCAGTTTCTTCATAACTGGCACAGTAAGACCTGGTGATGTGTGCCCAAGTGTCACATGGAAAGACCACTGCAGCAGCCATATATCCCTGGTCTACACTTCCTTCAGACCTTCCTTTATCTGCTACTTCACTCCAATTCTACTCAGGCTCCCCTCTGCCCCTTTTAGGAATAACAAGGTTAAGGACATTCTCAAGTGCTCCACTcacc
This genomic interval carries:
- the GP5 gene encoding platelet glycoprotein V; this encodes MLRSALLVAALWLLRAQPFPCPPSCRCAFGDAAHCSRGTVAGIAALGLPTNLTHILLFQMGRGTLQNNSFSGMTVLQRLLLSDSHISAIAPGTFNDPIKLKTLRLSRNKITHLPGALLDNLVLLEQLFLDGNELKSLDQNLFQKLVHLQELFLNQNQLAFLPASLFTHLGNLKLLDLSGNNLTHLPEGLFGVQVKLEKLLLHSNRLVSLGSGLLDSLRALKELQLHTNHLRSIVPGAFDRLRSLSSLTLAGNRLEFLPSALFLHSHNLTFLTLFENPLEELPKVLFGEIGGLRELRLTGTQLRTLPAAAFRNLTGLRVLEVSLSPRLSALPEDAFRGLGELQVLALRSTGLASLPAGLLRGLGRLRHVWLRSNRLRAVPSALFRNLSSLEEVQLDHNQLETLPGDAFEALPRLAAVLLGHNPWRCDCGLGPFLAWLRRHADLVGRAEPPRCHGPGPHAGRLLWTLQAGDLGCPRPGSPPPSRLAGGYSEGPPQPTLPAAPARANLGPKRSESWTRQVAENQSQDHSLFWGLYFLLLAAQALITGIIVFAMIKLGRLFRKLITELWFEAMRKPCN